A genomic segment from Daphnia carinata strain CSIRO-1 chromosome 1, CSIRO_AGI_Dcar_HiC_V3, whole genome shotgun sequence encodes:
- the LOC130692325 gene encoding alanine--tRNA ligase, cytoplasmic-like, which produces MDTSLSATKIRQMYMDFFIQKKDHIYVHSSSTIPKDDPTLLFANAGMNQFKPLFLGTVDPNSDMAKWIRVVNTQKCIRAGGKHNDLDDVGKDVYHHTFFEMLGNWSFGDYFKKEVCTWAWELLTDVFQLPKDRLYVTYFGGNEATGLQPDEECRQIWLSLGLPAERILPGSMKDNFWEMGDVGPCGPCSEIHFDRIGGRDAAHLVNMDDPDVLEIWNLVFMTFNRETDGSLRPLPRKHIDCGMGFERLVSVIQDKRSNYDTDIFQPIFEAIQKGTNAPPYQGKVGSEDVNGVDMAYRVLADHARTLTIALSDGGRPDNVGRGYVLRRVLRRGVRYATEKLNAKPGFFASLVPTVCQVLGLTFPEVNRDPQLVIDIINDEETQFLKTLTRGRDLLERTISKLNGQTTLPGDVAWRLYDTYGFPVDLTQLMSEEKGLTIDMVAYEEAKKQAQLLSQGKGSGVDDTIAFDVHAITELQNKGVPPTDDSFKYNYKAVSDSVDSPYEFDICTSKVIAIRYQKAFHQEVSSGVECGILLDKTSFYAESGGQAYDEGFITKVDDEATEFTVKNVQVRGGYVIHLGNVEGTLRVGDEVKLSIDQSRRRLIMSNHTGTHVLNYALRQVVGMEADQRGSLVAPDRMRFDFTNKAAMTPEQVKQTERIANEMISKNEEVYAKESALVVAKAVQGLRAVFEETYPDPVRVVSIGIPVEQLEADPSNPAGNSTSIEFCGGTHVKRSGHIGDFIISSEEAIAKGIRRIVAITGPEASKALKKAELLQKEVDVLSGKVDAFVNQKDKSLTVKELSRIIVDLSDDVSQANIAYWKKDDLRNVLKSLKKRADDVERAIKAAVVNDVAEAAKKLIGERSNTPFIVHEFNAFSNSKALDGALKQVKSLSPETAAMFFSVDAEANKVVVLAAAPKGANDRGLKANEWVADVSGLLDGKGGGSAGSAQATGNNPAGLAEAMKKATMFAQSKLGIVAEIAASTAKLGAEPVDGPTLFSTSGSVRTNIALIAAQYANTKLNVLTDLPSSTFISNKFPALSVGDVQISGLAPIALYLAPNSLKGNGALEEAQILQWINLAEHELLPAVLVLLDASPNAKPVQNRARQEIQLYLEILNSILLTRTYLVGETVTLADIAVVCTLAPVFQRVMEGLGSSKSANVLRWFNTITPQPNVKHVIGDAK; this is translated from the exons ATGGACACCTCACTGTCTGCTACCAAGATCCGCCAGATGTATATGGATTTCTTTATTCAAAAGAAGGATCATATTTATGTCCACTCATCCTCAACTATTCCTAAGGATGACCCAACACTGCTGTTTGCCAATGCTGGCATGAACCAG TTCAAACCACTTTTCCTTGGAACTGTTGACCCCAACAGTGATATGGCAAAATGGATTCGTGTTGTAAACACCCAAAAGTGCATTCGTGCTGGTGGCAAGCATAATGATTTGGATGATGTTGGAAAAGATGTATACCATCACACATTCTTTGAAATGTTGGGAAATTGGTCATTTGGAGACTACTTCAAG AAAGAAGTATGTACATGGGCTTGGGAGCTACTAACTGATGTGTTCCAACTACCAAAAGACAGGCTTTATGTAACATATTTTGGTGGCAATGAAGCCACTGGTCTTCAGCCAGATGAAGAATGTAGACAAATTTGGTTGTCTCTTGG GCTTCCGGCGGAGCGAATTTTACCAGGATCGATGAAAGACAATTTCTGGGAAATGGGCGATGTTGGTCCCTGTGGCCCTTGCTCTGAGATCCATTTTGACAGGATTGGTGGAAGAGATGCCGCACACCTCGTAAACATGGATGACCCGGACGTACTGGAGATCTGGAATCTCGTGTTCATGACTTTCAATCGAGAAACTGATGGATCTCTTAGACCATTGCCAAGGAAGCACATTGATTGTGGAATGGGTTTTGAACGACTTGTTTCTGTTATTCAAGACAAACGCTCAAACTATGATACAGACATCTTTCAGCCAATCTTTGAAGCAATCCAAAAG GGTACAAACGCTCCACCGTATCAAGGAAAAGTTGGATCAGAAGATGTGAATGGGGTTGACATGGCGTATCGTGTGTTAGCTGATCATGCCCGCACATTGACGATTGCCCTGTCCGACGGGGGACGCCCAGACAACGTTGGTAGAGG GTATGTCCTTCGCCGGGTGCTTCGTCGTGGAGTTCGTTATGCCACTGAAAAACTGAATGCCAAACCAGGATTTTTTGCAAGTTTGGTGCCCACGGTCTGCCAAGTTCTCGGTTTAACTTTTCCTGAG gtcaACCGTGACCCTCAGCTTGTGATAGACATCATCAACGACGAGGAGACGCAATTTTTGAAGACACTGACGCGAGGCCGAGATTTACTAGAGCGCACAATTTCCAAACTCAATGGCCAAACCACTCTGCCGG GTGATGTCGCATGGCGACTGTACGATACCTATGGTTTCCCTGTCGATTTGACCCAACTCATGAGTGAGGAGAAGGGTCTGACTATTGATATGGTGGCTTACGAAGAAGCAAAGAAACAGGCGCAG CTACTGTCTCAAGGAAAGGGGTCAGGTGTTGACGACACCATCGCATTTGACGTCCACGCCATCACCGAACTGCAAAATAAAGGAGTTCCGCCTACAGATGATTCGTTTAAGTACAATTATAAAGCGGTTTCTGATTCGGTCGATAGCCCATATG AGTTTGACATTTGCACCAGCAAGGTGATCGCAATCCGCTACCAGAAGGCTTTCCATCAAGAGGTGTCGAGTGGAGTAGAGTGTGGAATTCTTTTGGATAAAACATCTTTTTACGCAGAGTCTGGTGGCCAAGCGTATGATGAGGGTTTCATAACCAAAGTCGACGATGAG GCAACTGAATTCACTGTCAAGAATGTGCAAGTTCGTGGAGGTTATGTTATTCATTTGGGCAATGTGGAAGGTACATTGCGAGTCGGTGATGAGGTCAAGCTTAGTATTGATCAATCTAGGAGGAGATTGATCATGAGCAATCATACAGGAACTCACGTTCTTAATTATGCCCTCAGACAAGTTGTTGGAATGGAAGCTGATCAACGAGGATCACTCGTGGCGCCTGACAGAATGCGGTTTGATTTTACCAACAAG GCTGCCATGACCCCAGAGCAAGTTAAGCAGACCGAGCGTATTGCAAACGAAATGATCAGTAAGAACGAGGAGGTCTACGCAAAGGAATCTGCTTTAGTTGTTGCCAAAGCTGTTCAAGGACTTCGCGCAGTTTTCGAAGAAACCTACCCCGACCCAGTACGCGTTGTTTCAATTGGAATACCTGTTGAACAACTTGAAGCAGATCCATCAAATCCGGCTGGTAATTCCACATCCATTGAGTTTTGCGGTGGAAC ACACGTGAAGCGGTCCGGACATATTGGCGATTTCATTATCTCTTCAGAGGAGGCTATTGCTAAAGGAATCCGTCGTATTGTGGCCATTACTGGTCCAGAAGCGTCCAAA GCATTGAAGAAAGCCGAACTTCTCCAAAAGGAAGTCGACGTTTTGTCGGGAAAAGTCGATGCCTTCGTCAACCAAAAAGACAAATCCCTGACAGTAAAGGAGCTTTCTCGCATCATTGTAGATCTATCTGACGATGTATCTCAAGCCAACATCGCATACTGGAAGAAGGACGATCTCCGTAACGTGTTGAAGAGTTTGAAAAAGCGTGCCGATGATGTTGAACGTGCAATTAAAGCTGCTGTCGTGAACGACGTTGCTGAGGCTGCCAAGAAATTGATCGGAGAACGCAGCAATACCCCTTTCATTGTACACGAATTCAACGCCTTCTCCAATAGCAAG GCTCTTGATGGTGCGTTGAAGCAAGTGAAATCTCTATCGCCGGAAACTGCTGCCATGTTTTTCAGCGTAGACGCCGAAGCAAACAAAGTTGTAGTGCTGGCCGCTGCTCCCAAG GGTGCGAACGATCGTGGTCTCAAAGCTAATGAATGGGTTGCCGATGTCAGTGGCCTTCTTGACGGGAAAGGTGGTGGTAGTGCTGGATCCGCCCAAGCAACTGGAAACAACCCTGCCGGTCTGGCTGAAGCTATGAAGAAAGCCACAATGTTTGCCCAATCGAAACTCGGAATCGTGGCTGAAATTGCGGCGTCTACAGCCAAACTCGG GGCAGAACCTGTTGATGGACCAACATTATTCTCCACTTCTGGGAGTGTTCGTACGAACATTGCATTAATTGCTGCTCAGTATGCCAACACGAAGTTGAACGTGCTAACGGACTTGCCATCATCAACATTCATCTCAAACAAA TTTCCTGCATTGTCTGTTGGAGATGTCCAAATATCGGGACTCGCTCCTATTGCCCTTTATTTGGCTCCCAATTCTTTGAAAGGAAACGGTGCGTTGGAGGAGGCTCAAATTCTTCAATGGATCAATCTAGCCGAACATGAACTGCTACCCGCTGTGTTAGTTTTGCTCGATGCCTCTCCCAACGCTAAGCCGGTGCAAAACCGCGCTCGTCAAGAGATCCAACTTTATCTAGAAATTCTGAACAGTATTTTGCTAACTCGCACATATCTCGTCGGCGAAACTGTAACTCTCGCCGATATAGCTGTCGTCTGCACCCTTGCTCCGGTTTTCCAGCGTGTAATGGAAGGTCTTGGTAGTTCGAAGTCGGCCAACGTTTTGCGATGGTTCAACACAATTACACCGCAACCGAATGTCAAACATGTCATCGGCGATGCCAAGTGA
- the LOC130692375 gene encoding uncharacterized protein LOC130692375, whose amino-acid sequence MSNDTSVNNTSSILFYPGYIKTVDGILKALQVIVGFLVIGLVASFFYPCTPLFFTAKLLLLLIATVSLMMNFCLLITCLLSISATTVISKTIFEFTYNLITFCLYLPSSIYMLVQTYSHQNYGDPEIKALISAGAFGVISSILCLVSFFRALCDQIRLYDHVEKQRENETTAALIPP is encoded by the exons ATGTCAAATGATACCTCTGTGAACAATACCTCGAGTATCCTATTCTACCCAGGCTATATAAAAACGGTTGATGGAATCCTCAAAGCCCTGCAAGTG aTTGTGGGATTCCTTGTCATTGGATTGGTTGCATCCTTTTTTTATCCATGTACTCCATTGTTTTTTACA GCCAAACTACTTTTGCTATTAATAGCTACAGTATCTTTGATGATGAATTTTTGCCTCCTGATCACTTGCCTCCTCTCTATTTCAGCGACCACAGTTATTTCCAAGACAATTTTT gaatTCACCTACAATTTGATTACGTTCTGTCTTTACCTGCCGTCATCTATATACATGCTCGTGCAAACATATTCCCATCAAAATTACGGAGATCCGGAGATAAAGGCCCTGATTTCGGCTGGG GCATTCGGAGTCATCAGCTCGATCCTATGTCTGGTGAGTTTCTTTCGTGCTCTCTGCGATCAGATTCGCCTATATGATCACGTAGAAAAACAACGCGAAAATGAAACCACCGCTGCCTTGATACCTCCATGA
- the LOC130692368 gene encoding protein obstructor-E-like, protein MKSTICVILAVHGIMAFVTAESVVKADARDIDLGESTYQCPDGLFVAPHETRCELYYLCSAGGVPTHLYQCRDDLLFDLTYYGCNFKELTDCGDRLSPFTCPSPDGFFPIKEGACSSQYYVCLNGVAELETCPTGIFDASSSSCVATSCATTTTHAVPTAPGSFECPAPNGNFASPYSCSQYYVCVDGTAFLYECPAGLYYNPALNICDWPANVNCNL, encoded by the exons atgaagtctACAATCTGTGTAATCCTTGCTGTTCATG GCATCATGGCATTCGTCACCGCGGAATCAGTTGTAAAG GCGGACGCAAGAGACATTGATTTGGGAGAATCCACTTATCAATGTCCGGACGGGCTTTTTGTGGCTCCGCACGAAACGCGATGTGAGTTGTACTACCTCTGTTCTGCTGGCGGTGTCCCAACTCACTTGTACCAATGCAGGGACGACTTATTGTTCGATCTCACTTATTACG GATGCAATTTCAAGGAATTAACGGATTGTGGTGACCGTCTCTCGCCATTTACCTGCCCATCTCCCGATggtttttttcccatcaaaGAAGGAGCATGCAGTTCCCAATACTACGTTTGCCTCAACGGCGTCGCTGAATTAGAA aCGTGTCCGACTGGAATCTTTGACGCGTCCTCATCGTCCTGTGTAGCAACATCCTGCGCAA CGACCACGACCCATGCAGTACCCACGGCACCAGGCTCGTTTGAGTGTCCAGCGCCAAATGGAAATTTTGCCAGTCCGTATTCTTGCTCGCAGTACTATGTGTGTGTCGACGGAACAGCTTTCCTTTAC gaaTGCCCTGCCGGACTTTACTATAATCCTGCCCTTAACATCTGCGACTGGCCCGCCAACGTTAACTGCAACCTGTGA
- the LOC130692330 gene encoding tudor domain-containing protein 7A-like isoform X1 yields the protein MSKGLKEEVKIVVNSLLIPHSRGLTLDQFLKEYHDVEAKPFPHRQLGFNTPADFLRSVPKVVKCTTLRSGHILLQAVANENVSHIQELVKGQKSNQTASLKNLNRLLQQNNRYYPPFVRQCPPPPIQISQNTIGSEFSACARPPPFSVPNQMTSRPQASQHVGQTFSSTEAIIPSSHTCSNVEYERQLVSEFEKLLLAYPNGVNTAHIFALYSSRYKKEVDLHQIQPNLSSINFFKRHEHVFRIWKCSENVMVALVGPYRVDTSQLPNANQPPLEERGSLTGAIPKGQFSKNTEHPNSQPPTHAVYSMFQSPPKAAPPMFQSPTKAVPFQFKTPLKATGFSAEDVNRTANSNAFQPKLSATDIRLRNPDAGAYQTVTTEWNSAKHSPVAHLTPSNMIPGSCHAPAVADEALPVTFGVRRPKINNVYEPDTEITKQAFPSNLASFDYFFLIVAEVYSPGEFYWFLSENRKPIEDLTDDMTLFYGATSDYFIFRGEMYIGQLVAAMYTDNLWYRARIVGCHEDMFQVFYVDYGSKNLVKIERLRHLHLRFTKLPLQAFRGRIFGIRPLPTEKKWSFESGKWFLDLIKGCKIIAAAKMIEETLAVPQYGIDTVYSLTLVDTTKENDVHVSDYLIENGFAVACEEEQRALAAATPAVECLDLTPARSPSPTGTFLSSATTSLVHQLENTCLSSRATSPPVSPGQFNFSYPSIDDIIVHEKTLVKTCTDQIENLALAEQSPYTTSLSAEPERSEQCYVSQLVLKDGRILYIVEDDGALYLPKPDMLKLIPNLDRQIAALKVRVDVKVVNFQTQPHIFSDCANAGAPWIMNEEGNMVPQLILYSLQHVSLLLFICSVKDKMVSSAIESKRKEYSNKCAS from the exons atgagtaaagGCCTCAAGGAAGAAGTTAAAATAGTGGTGAATTCCTTGCTTATACCACATTCCAGAGGCCTTACACTGGACCAATTTCTAAAGGAGTATCACGATGTAGAAGCAAAACCATTTCCACAcag ACAACTTGGATTTAACACTCCAGCAGATTTCTTGCGTTCTGTCCCTAAAGTTGTAAAGTGCACAACTTTAAGAAGTGGCCATATTCTTCTTCAAG CTGTTGCAAATGAGAATGTTTCCCACATACAGGAGCTAGTTAAGGGCCAAAAAAGTAATCAGACTGCCAGTCTCAAAAACCTCAATCGGCTGCTTCAACAAAACAATCGCTATTACCCACCTTTTGTTAGGCAGTGCCCTCCTCCACCTATTCAAATCAGTCAAAATACTATTGGAAGTGAATTCTCTGCATGTGCAAGGCCACCACCTTTCAGTGTGCCAAATCAGATGACCAGCAGGCCTCAGGCttcacag CATGTTGGCCAGACCTTTAGTTCTACTGAAGCAATCATTCCATCGTCTCACACATGTTCGAATGTGGAATATGAACGTCAGTTGGTCTCCGAGTTTGAAAAACTTCTTCTGGCCTATCCGAATGGAGTTAACACGGCACACATATTTGCCCTGTATTCGAGCAGATACAAGAAAGAAGTAGACCTTCACCAAATTCAGCCTAATTTGAGCTCCATCAATTTCTTTAAGCGGCATGAACATGTATTTCGAATTTGGAAATGTTCAGAAAATGTCATGGTAGCCCTGGTAGGGCCATACCGTGTAGATACAAGCCAGTTGCCAAATGCAAATCAGCCACCTCTAGAAGAAAGGGGCAGCCTGACGGGTGCAATACCAAAGGGCCAATTTTCGAAGAATACGGAACATCCAAATTCGCAACCTCCTACACATGCAGTATATTCAATGTTCCAATCGCCGCCGAAAGCTGCACCTCCAATGTTTCAATCTCCAACCAAAGCAGTGCCCTTTCAGTTTAAAACTCCCCTAAAGGCCACGGGCTTTTCAGCTGAAGACGTTAATCGTACAGCAAATAGTAATGCCTTTCAACCCAAGCTGTCTGCTACAGATATTCGCTTGCGTAACCCTGACGCCGGGGCATACCAAACAGTGACAACCGAATGGAATTCAGCAAAGCATTCGCCTGTAGCTCATTTGACTCCATCGAATATGATCCCTGGCAGTTGCCATGCACCTGCCGTCGCTGATGAAGCTCTACCAGTCACATTTG GTGTGCGTCGACCGAAAATTAATAACGTCTATGAACCGGATACAGAAATTACAAAACAGGCATTTCCATCGAACCTGGCCAGTTTCGactatttttttctcattgttGCAGAAGTCTATTCTCCTGGCGAATTCTATTGGTTTCTGAGcgaaaatagaaaacctaTAGAAGATCTGACGGATGATATGAC GTTGTTTTACGGTGCTACTTCTGATTATTTCATATTTCGTGGAGAAATGTACATCGGTCAACTAGTTGCTGCCATGTACACGGACAATCTGTGGTATCGAGCCCGTATTGTTGGATGCCACGAAGATATGTTCCAGGTTTTCTATGTAGATTATGGCAGCAAAAACTTAGTAAAGATCGAACGGTTACGCCACCTCCATTTGCGTTTCACGAAGTTACCACTGCAG GCGTTTCGTGGTCGAATTTTCGGCATTCGACCCTTGCCCACTGAGAAAAAATGGTCGTTTGAATCAGGCAAATGGTTTTTGGATCTTATCAAAG GTTGTAAAATTATCGCCGCTGCCAAAATGATTGAAGAAACCTTGGCTGTACCCCAATATGGCATTGATACAGTCTATTCATTAACCTTAGTCGACACGACAAAAGAGAACGACGTTCACGTTAGCGACTATTTGATCGAAAATGGCTTTGCTGTTGCCTGTGAGGAAGAACAGAGagcattggctgctgccactCCTGCTGTTGAATGTTTGGATCTTACTCCTGCGCGTTCGCCAAGTCCAACTGGTACATTTCTTTCGTCTGCCACAACTTCGCTTGTACACCAGTTAGAGAACACATGCCTCTCATCTCGAGCAACGTCGCCACCTGTAAGTCCAGGACAGTTTAACTTTTCCTATCCTTCCATAGATGACATTATCGTACATGAGAAAACTCTTGTGAAGACATGCACAGATCAAATCGAAAATCTTGCACTGGCGGAACAATCTCCGTATACCACATCTCTGTCTGCAGAACCAGAAAG GTCCGAACAATGTTATGTCAGTCAGCTAG TTTTGAAAGACGGACGAATACTGTACATAGTTGAAGATGATGGCGCGCTGTATCTTCCAAAGCCCGATATGTTGAAGTTGATACCCAATCTTGATCGGCAAATAGCAGCTCTCAAAGTGAGAGTCGACGTCAAAGTTGTCAATTTCCAGACGCAACCGCACATATTTAGCGATTGCGCAAA TGCTGGCGCACCTTGGATTATGAATGAGGAGGGCAATATGGTACCCCAACTCATTCTTTACTCATTACAACATGTTTCTCTCTTATTGTTTATATGTTCGGTAAAGGATAAGATGGTTTCTTCTGCCATAGAg TCCAAACGAAAGGAATACAGCAATAAATGTGCATCATAG
- the LOC130692330 gene encoding tudor domain-containing protein 7A-like isoform X2 yields the protein MSKGLKEEVKIVVNSLLIPHSRGLTLDQFLKEYHDVEAKPFPHRQLGFNTPADFLRSVPKVVKCTTLRSGHILLQAVANENVSHIQELVKGQKSNQTASLKNLNRLLQQNNRYYPPFVRQCPPPPIQISQNTIGSEFSACARPPPFSVPNQMTSRPQASQHVGQTFSSTEAIIPSSHTCSNVEYERQLVSEFEKLLLAYPNGVNTAHIFALYSSRYKKEVDLHQIQPNLSSINFFKRHEHVFRIWKCSENVMVALVGPYRVDTSQLPNANQPPLEERGSLTGAIPKGQFSKNTEHPNSQPPTHAVYSMFQSPPKAAPPMFQSPTKAVPFQFKTPLKATGFSAEDVNRTANSNAFQPKLSATDIRLRNPDAGAYQTVTTEWNSAKHSPVAHLTPSNMIPGSCHAPAVADEALPVTFGVRRPKINNVYEPDTEITKQAFPSNLASFDYFFLIVAEVYSPGEFYWFLSENRKPIEDLTDDMTLFYGATSDYFIFRGEMYIGQLVAAMYTDNLWYRARIVGCHEDMFQVFYVDYGSKNLVKIERLRHLHLRFTKLPLQAFRGRIFGIRPLPTEKKWSFESGKWFLDLIKGCKIIAAAKMIEETLAVPQYGIDTVYSLTLVDTTKENDVHVSDYLIENGFAVACEEEQRALAAATPAVECLDLTPARSPSPTGTFLSSATTSLVHQLENTCLSSRATSPPTCTDQIENLALAEQSPYTTSLSAEPERSEQCYVSQLVLKDGRILYIVEDDGALYLPKPDMLKLIPNLDRQIAALKVRVDVKVVNFQTQPHIFSDCANAGAPWIMNEEGNMVPQLILYSLQHVSLLLFICSVKDKMVSSAIESKRKEYSNKCAS from the exons atgagtaaagGCCTCAAGGAAGAAGTTAAAATAGTGGTGAATTCCTTGCTTATACCACATTCCAGAGGCCTTACACTGGACCAATTTCTAAAGGAGTATCACGATGTAGAAGCAAAACCATTTCCACAcag ACAACTTGGATTTAACACTCCAGCAGATTTCTTGCGTTCTGTCCCTAAAGTTGTAAAGTGCACAACTTTAAGAAGTGGCCATATTCTTCTTCAAG CTGTTGCAAATGAGAATGTTTCCCACATACAGGAGCTAGTTAAGGGCCAAAAAAGTAATCAGACTGCCAGTCTCAAAAACCTCAATCGGCTGCTTCAACAAAACAATCGCTATTACCCACCTTTTGTTAGGCAGTGCCCTCCTCCACCTATTCAAATCAGTCAAAATACTATTGGAAGTGAATTCTCTGCATGTGCAAGGCCACCACCTTTCAGTGTGCCAAATCAGATGACCAGCAGGCCTCAGGCttcacag CATGTTGGCCAGACCTTTAGTTCTACTGAAGCAATCATTCCATCGTCTCACACATGTTCGAATGTGGAATATGAACGTCAGTTGGTCTCCGAGTTTGAAAAACTTCTTCTGGCCTATCCGAATGGAGTTAACACGGCACACATATTTGCCCTGTATTCGAGCAGATACAAGAAAGAAGTAGACCTTCACCAAATTCAGCCTAATTTGAGCTCCATCAATTTCTTTAAGCGGCATGAACATGTATTTCGAATTTGGAAATGTTCAGAAAATGTCATGGTAGCCCTGGTAGGGCCATACCGTGTAGATACAAGCCAGTTGCCAAATGCAAATCAGCCACCTCTAGAAGAAAGGGGCAGCCTGACGGGTGCAATACCAAAGGGCCAATTTTCGAAGAATACGGAACATCCAAATTCGCAACCTCCTACACATGCAGTATATTCAATGTTCCAATCGCCGCCGAAAGCTGCACCTCCAATGTTTCAATCTCCAACCAAAGCAGTGCCCTTTCAGTTTAAAACTCCCCTAAAGGCCACGGGCTTTTCAGCTGAAGACGTTAATCGTACAGCAAATAGTAATGCCTTTCAACCCAAGCTGTCTGCTACAGATATTCGCTTGCGTAACCCTGACGCCGGGGCATACCAAACAGTGACAACCGAATGGAATTCAGCAAAGCATTCGCCTGTAGCTCATTTGACTCCATCGAATATGATCCCTGGCAGTTGCCATGCACCTGCCGTCGCTGATGAAGCTCTACCAGTCACATTTG GTGTGCGTCGACCGAAAATTAATAACGTCTATGAACCGGATACAGAAATTACAAAACAGGCATTTCCATCGAACCTGGCCAGTTTCGactatttttttctcattgttGCAGAAGTCTATTCTCCTGGCGAATTCTATTGGTTTCTGAGcgaaaatagaaaacctaTAGAAGATCTGACGGATGATATGAC GTTGTTTTACGGTGCTACTTCTGATTATTTCATATTTCGTGGAGAAATGTACATCGGTCAACTAGTTGCTGCCATGTACACGGACAATCTGTGGTATCGAGCCCGTATTGTTGGATGCCACGAAGATATGTTCCAGGTTTTCTATGTAGATTATGGCAGCAAAAACTTAGTAAAGATCGAACGGTTACGCCACCTCCATTTGCGTTTCACGAAGTTACCACTGCAG GCGTTTCGTGGTCGAATTTTCGGCATTCGACCCTTGCCCACTGAGAAAAAATGGTCGTTTGAATCAGGCAAATGGTTTTTGGATCTTATCAAAG GTTGTAAAATTATCGCCGCTGCCAAAATGATTGAAGAAACCTTGGCTGTACCCCAATATGGCATTGATACAGTCTATTCATTAACCTTAGTCGACACGACAAAAGAGAACGACGTTCACGTTAGCGACTATTTGATCGAAAATGGCTTTGCTGTTGCCTGTGAGGAAGAACAGAGagcattggctgctgccactCCTGCTGTTGAATGTTTGGATCTTACTCCTGCGCGTTCGCCAAGTCCAACTGGTACATTTCTTTCGTCTGCCACAACTTCGCTTGTACACCAGTTAGAGAACACATGCCTCTCATCTCGAGCAACGTCGCCACCT ACATGCACAGATCAAATCGAAAATCTTGCACTGGCGGAACAATCTCCGTATACCACATCTCTGTCTGCAGAACCAGAAAG GTCCGAACAATGTTATGTCAGTCAGCTAG TTTTGAAAGACGGACGAATACTGTACATAGTTGAAGATGATGGCGCGCTGTATCTTCCAAAGCCCGATATGTTGAAGTTGATACCCAATCTTGATCGGCAAATAGCAGCTCTCAAAGTGAGAGTCGACGTCAAAGTTGTCAATTTCCAGACGCAACCGCACATATTTAGCGATTGCGCAAA TGCTGGCGCACCTTGGATTATGAATGAGGAGGGCAATATGGTACCCCAACTCATTCTTTACTCATTACAACATGTTTCTCTCTTATTGTTTATATGTTCGGTAAAGGATAAGATGGTTTCTTCTGCCATAGAg TCCAAACGAAAGGAATACAGCAATAAATGTGCATCATAG
- the LOC130692377 gene encoding peptidyl-prolyl cis-trans isomerase NIMA-interacting 1-like, whose amino-acid sequence MSEELPPGWEKRVSRSSGTTYYLNIYTKESQWDTPTKPAEPASSNGPEKVQCSHLLVKHRDSRRPSSWRQDNITISKEEAMDLLLGYQEQIIAGEASFAELASKYSDCSSAKKGGDLGSFGRGAMQKPFEDAAFSLKVGGMSEPVWTDSGVHIILRTA is encoded by the exons ATGTCTGAAGAATTGCCACCTGGTTGGGAGAAACGAGTAAGCCGATCGTCAG GAACAACTTActatttaaacatttacacAAAGGAGAGTCAATGGGATACCCCAACAAAACCAGCAGAGCCAGCTTCTTCCAATGGGCCAGAGAAG GTTCAATGCAGTCATCTTCTTGTCAAACACAGGGATTCTCGTAGACCGTCTTCATGGCGGCAAGATAACATAACTATTAGCAAGGAAGAGGCAATGGATTTGTTACTGGGATACCAAGAGCAGATCATTGCTGGTGAAGCTTCATTTGCTGAATTAGCATCAAAATACTCTGATTGCAGTTCTGCAAAGAAAGGGGGTGATCTTGGGAGCTTCGGCAGAGGAGCAATGCAAAAACCATTTGAAGATGCTGCTTTTAGCTTGAAAGTTGGAGGAATGAGTGAACCTGTGTGGACTGACTCAGGAGTTCATATTATTCTTCGTACTGCTTAg